The following proteins come from a genomic window of Lytechinus pictus isolate F3 Inbred chromosome 1, Lp3.0, whole genome shotgun sequence:
- the LOC129259031 gene encoding uncharacterized protein LOC129259031, protein MIEKMHETIAKQRNQGDMTVKPAGFYSNHPDLFAQGKYGPGGMPPGGMNHPGGPQGAMLGHHMPPGMGGMPMGGMGAMYGHPSMGGGMGGFPMAAMLGGDGQVNPQVVMEHMRSISTIIKQELEQGGQERDPPAFNETSTPPEGSPPPIHSRRSSVTGCQDTCPSATMQQSAMQSPTITSLSTPPFRAGDPRGNGVDLYSAVKLSSPGNNTAQRQDTSPNVPQSKFDKFEEEYSHCTYRTESAPNSNEPPTAMEVDEAAYSRLPMSTISKMLRSGQPVILIPKDVSREGREGEKGHRDIVIPPSPTVVVIDNQKDLDADMDDRDRDDDEEKSNRSDSRDSPSSSKYAHGVSMKRRKSLEEFPLPHGKQITSYSPLQGHSGQFFQIPSSFPQGMSPATFLPSHSPLGSPWSPIAMTRPPLAISSSFMPASPPHLSMAMSPMGSPFMVHNAKMHHAASMDRKSNHSPLNPKSPHNPLHQRVRSTPDPDKSERSPSFSPSLHPSKSPSSPHQNHKPFIKEEPGLQDEPKIDTPRSGMLENFNPNEPITPEMKTKLEKIIHDVNKVYHDTCHYTFRRIKFLRERYFPQLGEDEELNGRLHSKYDHDCSKCDPPPGFPTSPIPPRELDPADGPIDGQKMWTFFSNKFTSQITRIVNFSKMIPGFKQLDREDQITLIKTGLFEVLTIRFSTVVDVATNTVYWWTTGDTFSLVDAHKMPMGNLFDLLFDFGQRVNRMMLDDSEYALMSAVVIMSADRPGLKNRKLIREVQLDLLKALQLEISDNHPDDDQLFFRLLTTIPKLREISPEHTRRLMDLKIRQPGVSFPPLHAEIFDLDKEDATESS, encoded by the exons ATGATAGAGAAGATGCATGAGACCATCGCCAAACAACGTAATCAGGGGGACATGACAGTGAAGCCAGCTGGTTTCTATAGCAACCATCCAGACCTGTTTGCCCAAGGGAAGTACGGACCAGGCGGAATGCCACCAGGAGGCATGAACCATCCAGGTGGACCTCAGGGAGCGATGCTAGGGCACCATATGCCTCCAGGGATGGGTGGTATGCCTATGGGAGGCATGGGTGCCATGTATGGCCATCCTTCTATGGGAGGTGGAATGGGGGGATTCCCCATGGCAGCCATGTTGGGAGGAGATGGGCAAGTCAATCCACAGGTGGTCATGGAACACATGCGCTccatctccaccatcatcaaaCAAGAACTCGAGCAAGGGGGTCAGGAACGAGACCCTCCTGCCTTTAACGAAACCTCAACACCACCTGAGGGCTCCCCACCACCGATCCACAGTCGACGATCATCAGTCACGGGCTGTCAAGACACGTGCCCATCAGCCACCATGCAGCAGAGTGCCATGCAATCACCGACAATCACAAGTTTATCAACCCCACCGTTCAGGGCAGGAGATCCCAGAGGCAATGGCGTCGATCTGTATTCAGCTGTCAAATTGAGTTCACCGGGTAATAACACTGCACAGAGGCAAGACACCTCACCGAACGTACCCCAGAGTAAGTTTGATAAGTTTGAGGAGGAGTATTCGCATTGTACGTACCGCACAGAAAGTGCCCCTAATAGTAATGAGCCGCCCACCGCCATGGAGGTAGATGAGGCTGCGTACAGCAGGCTACCTATGTCTACCATCTCAAAGATGCTACGATCAGGACAACCTGTTATATTAATACCTAAAGACGTCTCCAGGGAAGGGAGGGAAGGAGAAAAAGGGCACAGGGATATAGTTATACCGCCAAGTCCAACAGTAGTGGTGATTGACAATCAGAAAGACCTCGATGCAGATATGGACGATCGTGATCGCGATGATGACGAAGAGAAGAGTAACAGATCAGATAGCAGAGATTCCCCGTCATCTTCGAAATACGCGCACGGGGTGTCAATGAAGCGACGCAAGTCACTAGAGGAATTCCCACTCCCGCACGGCAAGCAGATCACTTCATATTCACCGCTTCAGGGCCACAGTGGccaattttttcaaattccCTCATCCTTCCCTCAGGGTATGTCCCCGGCAACATTCCTGCCCTCCCATTCACCTCTGGGTTCACCCTGGTCTCCTATTGCCATGACCAGACCTCCTCTTGCAATCTCCTCATCCTTCATGCCAGCCTCTCCCCCTCACCTCTCCATGGCCATGTCCCCCATGGGTAGTCCCTTCATGGTCCACAACGCCAAAATGCACCATGCCGCCTCCATGGATCGCAAGAGCAACCATTCACCTCTCAATCCCAAATCTCCTCACAACCCGCTCCATCAAAGAGTCCGGTCAACGCCAGACCCCGATAAGTCCGAGAGGTCGCCGTCCTTCTCTCCATCCCTTCATCCGTCGAAGTCGCCGTCATCTCCTCATCAGAACCACAAGCCATTCATCAAGGAGGAACCTGGGCTGCAGGATGAACCAAAGATTGACACTCCTAGAAGTGGGATGCTGGAAAACTTCAACCCCAATGAACCCATCACGCCAGAGATGAAGACAAAGCTTGAGAAGATCATTCATGATGTCAACAAGGTCTACCACGACACCTGCCATTATACCTTCAGAAGAATTAAATTCTTGAGGGAACGATATTTCCCTCAGCTTGGAGAAGATGAAGAACTTAATGGAAGG TTACACTCCAAGTACGACCATGACTGCAGCAAGTGCGATCCTCCTCCAGGATTCCCCACCAGTCCCATCCCACCCAGGGAGTTGGATCCTGCTGACGGCCCCATCGATGGTCAGAAGATGTGGACTTTCTTCTCCAACAAGTTCACCAGTCAAATCACCAGGATTGTCAACTTCAGTAAGATGATCCCTGGCTTTAAGCAACTGGACAGAGAGGATCAGATCACGCTCATCAAGACAGGACTATTTGAA GTATTAACGATACGATTCTCAACCGTCGTTGACGTGGCAACCAACACGGTGTACTGGTGGACGACGGGGGACACCTTCAGCCTGGTCGACGCCCACAAGATGCCCATGGGCAACCTGTTTGATCTCCTCTTTGACTTTGGTCAGAGGGTCAATCGAATGATGCTGGATGACAGCGAGTATGCTCTGATGTCCGCAGTGGTCATCATGTCAGCAG ATCGACCTGGTCTCAAGAACCGTAAGCTGATTAGGGAAGTCCAGCTTGATCTCCTCAAGGCCCTACAGCTGGAGATCAGCGACAACCACCCGGATGACGACCAGCTCTTCTTCAGGCTACTCACGACCATCCCCAAGCTACGTGAGATCAGTCCAGAGCACACGCGCCGCCTGATGGACCTCAAGATACGCCAACCTGGTGTCAGCTTTCCGCCCCTCCACGCCGAAATCTTTGATCTGGATAAAGAAGATGCTACAGAGAGCAGTTAG